Proteins encoded within one genomic window of Dyadobacter chenhuakuii:
- a CDS encoding 2Fe-2S iron-sulfur cluster-binding protein, with protein sequence MKEEQKCTILFTLIYGNEEYQVQTLERNYLSLMTLISDYVNISGFGLCCGMGSCGTCMVQIDGRFTLACQVPVDDWLANSEIKIEPSIIFTS encoded by the coding sequence TTGAAAGAAGAACAGAAATGCACAATTCTCTTTACACTGATTTACGGAAATGAAGAATATCAGGTCCAGACGCTGGAAAGGAATTACCTGTCTTTGATGACGTTAATTTCGGATTATGTGAACATTTCTGGATTTGGGCTCTGTTGTGGTATGGGAAGCTGCGGAACCTGTATGGTACAAATAGATGGACGCTTCACCCTAGCCTGTCAGGTTCCTGTTGACGATTGGCTTGCTAATTCCGAAATAAAAATTGAGCCTTCCATTATTTTTACATCTTGA
- a CDS encoding DNA-directed RNA polymerase subunit alpha C-terminal domain-containing protein yields MAKNKIETEEILKASYRVELFIRKFEKQIQTALIYEPSGSIGQDIQVLNEFVKNQKMLIEDARKSLSGNYDYKSNYLDTEIVSTPLSTRTSLCLKNADIKTVKDLIEAKNKYGLSHFKNFRNFGKTAYDEVVRFINIVENL; encoded by the coding sequence ATGGCAAAAAATAAAATTGAAACGGAGGAAATTTTGAAAGCGTCTTATAGAGTTGAACTGTTTATTAGGAAGTTTGAGAAGCAGATCCAAACAGCTTTAATTTATGAGCCTAGTGGTAGTATTGGACAGGATATACAAGTGCTGAATGAATTTGTGAAAAATCAAAAGATGCTTATCGAGGATGCTAGGAAATCTCTTTCCGGGAATTACGATTATAAGAGTAATTACTTAGATACAGAAATTGTCTCGACCCCACTTTCAACGCGGACTTCCTTATGTTTGAAAAATGCTGATATAAAAACAGTCAAAGACTTGATAGAAGCAAAGAATAAATACGGACTAAGTCATTTTAAGAATTTTAGAAATTTTGGGAAAACCGCGTATGATGAAGTTGTTCGATTTATAAATATCGTTGAAAACCTCTAA
- a CDS encoding globin domain-containing protein, whose translation MRLHNWAPISITGCSKNPELRNVFNSVNQHSGAQPTALAMAVLAYAEHIDSRQVLSHALNRTANKHVSLDIRPEQYDIVGKHLLASIGEVLGEAATPGLIDAWLVAYQQLAAIMSGAQADLYSKSVAKKGGWSGWPPFVVKQKM comes from the coding sequence TTGCGGTTACATAACTGGGCACCTATTTCTATAACAGGATGCTCAAAAAATCCGGAGCTCAGAAATGTATTTAATTCAGTAAACCAGCATTCTGGAGCCCAGCCAACTGCGCTGGCAATGGCTGTGTTAGCTTATGCTGAACACATCGATAGCCGGCAGGTGCTATCCCATGCCCTGAACCGAACTGCCAACAAACACGTAAGCCTCGATATCAGGCCCGAGCAGTATGACATCGTCGGCAAGCATTTACTGGCTTCCATTGGAGAAGTGCTCGGCGAGGCTGCAACACCCGGACTCATTGACGCATGGCTGGTCGCATACCAGCAACTCGCAGCGATCATGTCGGGTGCACAAGCGGATTTGTATAGCAAATCAGTAGCGAAAAAGGGTGGATGGAGTGGCTGGCCGCCTTTTGTAGTAAAACAAAAGATGTAG
- a CDS encoding helix-turn-helix domain-containing protein, whose amino-acid sequence MDQIERIDTVKDYNTWLGVETLHPLVSVINFDEISAVQHCRRYMGVYAVFLKNIKCSDITYGCQPYDYDNGTLIFVAPGQVYGIDNNGIMTKPSGYGLIFNMDLLVGTHLGDSISDYSFFSYQVREALHLSKKERNAIMDCLRKITVEINQNIDKHSKTLIVSNIELLLNYCVRFYDRQFITRTHVNSDIVVRFKALLDDYFKTEKTQLLGLPTVAYCAEKLNLSTTYFGDLIKMETGSTALDLLQSTIIEEAKLRIFEGNKSIREIAHQLGFKYQQHFTHFFKQKTGVTPNDFRHQN is encoded by the coding sequence ATGGATCAAATTGAAAGAATTGATACGGTCAAGGATTATAACACCTGGCTTGGCGTTGAGACGCTTCACCCGTTGGTAAGCGTCATAAATTTTGATGAAATATCGGCTGTCCAGCATTGTAGACGTTACATGGGTGTCTATGCGGTATTTTTAAAAAACATCAAGTGTAGTGATATAACCTATGGATGTCAGCCGTATGATTATGATAACGGGACTTTGATCTTTGTTGCGCCAGGTCAAGTCTACGGTATCGATAATAATGGCATCATGACCAAGCCGTCAGGCTATGGGCTTATTTTTAATATGGACCTGCTGGTCGGAACACATTTGGGAGACAGTATAAGCGACTACTCTTTCTTCTCTTATCAGGTTAGGGAAGCGCTTCACCTGTCTAAAAAAGAGAGGAATGCAATTATGGATTGCCTTCGAAAAATCACCGTTGAAATAAACCAAAATATTGACAAGCACAGCAAAACGCTGATCGTTTCCAATATCGAACTGTTGCTCAATTATTGCGTGCGGTTTTATGACCGGCAGTTTATTACCCGCACGCATGTAAACAGTGACATTGTGGTACGGTTTAAAGCGCTCTTGGACGACTATTTCAAAACAGAAAAAACCCAACTTTTAGGCCTGCCCACAGTGGCCTACTGCGCCGAGAAGCTTAACCTTTCCACTACCTATTTCGGCGACCTCATTAAAATGGAAACTGGAAGCACAGCACTGGACCTATTACAGTCTACGATAATTGAAGAAGCAAAACTTAGAATCTTTGAAGGTAACAAGTCGATTCGCGAAATAGCACATCAGCTTGGATTCAAGTATCAACAACACTTTACCCATTTTTTTAAACAGAAAACAGGTGTTACGCCTAATGATTTTCGGCATCAAAATTAA
- a CDS encoding carboxylesterase/lipase family protein — MNTIDRRLFLSQLSLAGAVAATAGFGFTTARKPDEFVEAEINTGKIRGVRSDGVNVFKGVPYGGKISGDRRFRRPAPLQPWTGVKDATQFGAPAIQAPRRNEPAPSEDCLFLNVWTPANDNKKRPVMFYSHGGGFVAGSGAAQGQDGSNLARNFDVVVVQTNHRLGLLGFLYLDEIAGPDYAGSSNMGMLDIADGLKWVNQNIAQFGGDPNNVMIFGESGGGAKTSCLYTMPAAAPYFNKASIESGPGVRMTTKETAAETTAMLLKGLNISAKDWKKLLDIPALDLLAMQAKLPFVPPFIEKNNNREAMQRNAGGFGPVVDGVVLPQHPFDPVAPEIAKDKPLLVGWNEDEHTFFAWERKDTESFKIDFEGLKNKLEPKYGQDTDKLIETYRKANPNASAPDIFVAISSIAMMGLGSVTIAERKVKQGGAPVYLYNFGYKSEKKIPGTDYAMGTPHAMDISFKFNNEIPPRDGSAPKESFFGGNNPDRFVASHHFAELWATFARTGKPAAKDVPEWPAYNLKNRPTMRIDTKCEVINDRFAQELVMWRSLGKV; from the coding sequence ATGAACACTATTGACAGGAGACTATTTTTATCCCAACTGTCGCTCGCAGGCGCAGTGGCCGCAACGGCAGGGTTCGGTTTTACGACAGCACGCAAGCCTGACGAGTTTGTTGAAGCCGAGATCAATACGGGAAAAATTAGAGGTGTCCGCAGTGATGGGGTCAATGTATTTAAAGGTGTTCCGTATGGTGGTAAAATTTCCGGGGACAGAAGGTTCCGTCGCCCCGCGCCTTTGCAGCCGTGGACGGGTGTTAAGGACGCAACACAGTTTGGCGCGCCAGCAATTCAGGCCCCCAGACGGAATGAGCCCGCGCCATCGGAAGATTGTTTGTTCCTTAATGTTTGGACCCCGGCCAATGACAACAAAAAACGGCCAGTCATGTTTTACAGTCACGGAGGTGGTTTTGTTGCTGGATCAGGCGCGGCGCAGGGCCAGGACGGGTCTAATCTTGCGCGGAATTTTGATGTCGTTGTCGTGCAGACCAATCACCGCTTAGGCTTGCTGGGCTTTCTTTATCTGGACGAAATCGCTGGCCCGGACTATGCAGGGTCCAGCAACATGGGCATGCTCGACATTGCTGATGGGTTGAAATGGGTTAACCAAAACATTGCCCAATTTGGCGGTGATCCTAATAATGTCATGATATTTGGGGAATCGGGTGGGGGAGCCAAAACATCTTGCTTGTATACAATGCCAGCTGCTGCACCGTACTTTAATAAAGCGTCGATCGAAAGCGGCCCGGGTGTTCGGATGACGACCAAAGAAACGGCTGCGGAGACAACGGCGATGCTTTTGAAAGGGCTTAATATTTCAGCCAAAGATTGGAAGAAGTTGCTCGACATCCCGGCTTTGGATTTGCTGGCTATGCAGGCCAAGCTGCCGTTTGTTCCGCCATTTATTGAAAAAAATAACAATAGGGAGGCGATGCAGCGTAATGCAGGTGGTTTTGGTCCGGTCGTGGACGGAGTTGTTCTGCCGCAGCACCCTTTTGATCCCGTCGCGCCAGAAATCGCCAAAGACAAACCCTTATTGGTTGGCTGGAATGAAGATGAGCATACTTTTTTTGCATGGGAGCGGAAGGATACCGAATCTTTTAAAATTGATTTTGAAGGACTTAAAAACAAACTCGAACCCAAGTACGGTCAGGATACGGATAAGCTAATTGAAACCTATCGGAAAGCAAATCCCAATGCGTCGGCACCGGATATTTTTGTCGCGATCTCGTCCATTGCGATGATGGGCCTGGGCTCTGTGACGATTGCGGAGAGAAAAGTAAAACAAGGCGGGGCACCCGTTTACCTGTATAATTTCGGCTATAAATCGGAGAAGAAGATCCCGGGCACGGATTACGCCATGGGCACGCCGCACGCGATGGACATTTCTTTCAAATTCAATAATGAGATCCCGCCGCGCGACGGTTCTGCGCCCAAGGAAAGCTTTTTCGGTGGAAATAATCCCGACCGTTTTGTGGCTTCCCATCATTTCGCCGAGCTCTGGGCAACATTTGCAAGAACGGGAAAACCTGCCGCCAAGGATGTGCCTGAATGGCCTGCTTACAATTTGAAAAACCGGCCAACTATGCGCATTGATACTAAATGTGAGGTCATCAACGACCGCTTCGCTCAGGAGCTGGTTATGTGGAGATCACTTGGTAAAGTTTAG
- a CDS encoding helix-turn-helix domain-containing protein — MKDRNIAPISEFGAELRNQGFKVFEIKAGENVVRTYNRKDFYKICLVTGRSLVQYADRGIEIDAKTLFFGNPHIPYSWEIISEEYTGYTCLFSESFLKVNERSESLQESPLFKIGGTPIFTLSEEQRNFIATIFQKMIAEDATGYLFKHDLMRNYINLLIHEALKMQPAENFFKHKNAAERTASLFFDLLERQFPIESIDQPMQFKTAQEFANRLSVHVNHLNRSVKEITGKPTSTHIAERIIMEAKALLIHTDWTIAEIGYALGFEYPAYFNNYFKRLTGTVPSSVRLQTA; from the coding sequence ATGAAAGATCGTAACATTGCACCCATTTCCGAATTTGGTGCCGAGCTAAGAAACCAGGGATTCAAGGTTTTTGAAATTAAGGCTGGTGAAAATGTAGTCAGGACCTATAACCGGAAGGATTTCTATAAAATCTGCCTCGTTACGGGTCGTAGCCTGGTGCAATACGCCGACCGCGGGATTGAAATTGATGCAAAGACCTTATTCTTTGGCAATCCGCATATCCCATACTCTTGGGAAATCATTTCAGAGGAATATACCGGGTACACCTGCTTGTTTTCGGAAAGCTTTTTAAAGGTCAATGAGCGTTCGGAAAGCCTTCAGGAAAGTCCGTTATTCAAAATAGGAGGGACGCCCATTTTTACATTATCGGAAGAGCAGCGGAACTTCATTGCTACGATCTTTCAGAAAATGATCGCCGAAGATGCCACAGGTTACTTGTTCAAGCATGATCTAATGCGAAACTACATTAACCTGCTGATTCACGAAGCACTGAAAATGCAGCCTGCCGAGAATTTCTTTAAGCATAAAAATGCAGCAGAACGCACCGCTTCTCTGTTTTTCGACCTTTTGGAAAGACAGTTTCCGATTGAAAGTATAGATCAGCCGATGCAGTTTAAAACTGCCCAGGAGTTTGCAAATAGATTATCCGTGCATGTCAATCATTTGAACCGTTCGGTGAAAGAAATCACAGGCAAGCCCACCAGTACCCACATCGCAGAAAGGATCATTATGGAGGCGAAAGCGCTTTTAATCCACACGGATTGGACGATTGCCGAAATCGGCTATGCGCTTGGATTTGAGTATCCTGCCTACTTCAACAACTATTTTAAAAGGCTTACCGGCACGGTTCCTTCATCGGTGAGGTTGCAAACTGCGTGA
- a CDS encoding MFS transporter has protein sequence MKEEKSITTTGEPRWIAVYSISLAVAGLITSEFLPVSILTPIARDLHVTEGMAGQAISVTALIAMFSSLFTAILTKKIDRRWVLLSFSVLQIISNILVSQASSFAVLMAGRVLLGIAVGGFWAMSTATTMRLVPQHLISKALSIVFAAVSFATVLAAPLGSFLDGIIGWRNVFMLVSGIGVIALVWQALVLPPMPPSSPSQLHTLVSVFRRRDVKRGMLGVTFSFAGYAIFFTYLRPLLENITHVPVAILTTILLFYGAANFFGAIIARFMIDKNLSLTMVAMSFLMSIVTALLIFLGGNMILASLFIAVWGFAFGSVQVGWPTWITLAVPDEAESGGSVLVATTQLAITLGAGLGGLVFDHIGIGGTFGLGSLVWLCAAWAIWRAMKGRVWKAASASGGMVHL, from the coding sequence ATGAAAGAAGAAAAATCAATCACAACCACCGGGGAGCCAAGATGGATTGCGGTGTATTCCATATCACTTGCAGTAGCCGGACTAATCACTTCTGAATTCCTTCCTGTGAGTATTCTGACGCCAATCGCACGGGACCTTCATGTGACAGAAGGGATGGCCGGGCAGGCAATCTCGGTTACAGCATTAATTGCGATGTTTTCCAGTTTATTTACTGCAATTCTGACCAAGAAAATTGACAGGCGGTGGGTACTCTTATCGTTTTCGGTGTTACAGATCATTTCTAATATCCTTGTTTCACAGGCATCTTCTTTTGCTGTGCTCATGGCTGGCAGGGTACTGCTCGGTATTGCAGTAGGTGGGTTTTGGGCCATGTCCACAGCTACAACGATGCGGCTGGTACCACAGCATCTTATCTCAAAAGCGCTTTCCATTGTTTTTGCGGCTGTCTCTTTTGCGACTGTCCTGGCCGCGCCTCTGGGCAGTTTTTTGGATGGGATTATCGGCTGGCGTAATGTATTTATGCTGGTATCTGGCATTGGTGTTATAGCGCTCGTCTGGCAGGCGCTCGTACTGCCGCCGATGCCGCCAAGCAGCCCTTCGCAGTTGCATACACTGGTTTCGGTATTCAGGCGCAGGGATGTAAAGAGAGGAATGCTCGGTGTTACATTTTCATTTGCAGGTTATGCGATCTTCTTTACCTATCTGCGCCCTTTGCTGGAAAATATTACACATGTGCCGGTGGCCATTCTGACAACCATTCTCCTGTTTTACGGCGCTGCCAACTTCTTTGGAGCCATCATTGCCCGGTTTATGATTGATAAAAACCTTTCATTGACTATGGTGGCAATGTCTTTTTTAATGTCTATTGTCACTGCCCTGCTCATTTTCCTGGGTGGTAATATGATCCTTGCATCGCTGTTTATCGCAGTTTGGGGCTTTGCATTCGGCAGTGTCCAGGTGGGCTGGCCGACCTGGATTACCCTTGCAGTTCCCGATGAAGCCGAAAGTGGGGGCAGCGTCCTTGTTGCCACAACACAACTTGCCATTACGCTGGGTGCAGGCCTGGGTGGGCTGGTATTTGACCATATAGGGATTGGAGGCACATTCGGACTGGGAAGTTTGGTTTGGCTTTGCGCTGCATGGGCAATATGGCGTGCCATGAAAGGGCGTGTATGGAAGGCTGCTTCGGCAAGCGGCGGTATGGTGCATTTATGA
- a CDS encoding SDR family NAD(P)-dependent oxidoreductase: protein MKDKVAFVTGAAKGMGEAAVRSFAQAGAAVIIADVDMDAANTLARELTSSGARATAVHCDVTKSEDVKAAVEKAVSLYGGLDFAFNNAGVQARNVFTADMTEQEYDRVMDINLKGVWLCMKYELIQMQKQGGGAIVNNSSIGGIVGGPGRAAYHASKHGVIGLTKSAAAEYAAKGIRINAVCPGTIDTPMVQQMFSQGDLSEEDSKKGAPIGRIGQPQEIADAVLWLCSPQSSFVIGQALTVDGGITIL, encoded by the coding sequence ATGAAAGATAAAGTAGCATTTGTAACAGGAGCGGCAAAAGGAATGGGGGAAGCGGCCGTAAGGAGTTTTGCCCAAGCCGGAGCAGCCGTGATCATAGCGGACGTAGATATGGATGCAGCAAACACCCTGGCCCGCGAGCTTACCAGCAGTGGCGCCAGGGCAACGGCTGTGCATTGTGACGTCACAAAAAGTGAAGATGTAAAAGCTGCCGTTGAAAAGGCCGTATCACTTTACGGAGGACTTGATTTCGCATTTAACAACGCAGGCGTACAAGCCCGGAATGTCTTTACGGCCGATATGACCGAGCAGGAATATGACCGCGTGATGGATATTAATCTGAAAGGGGTCTGGCTTTGTATGAAGTATGAATTAATCCAGATGCAAAAGCAAGGGGGCGGGGCGATCGTCAATAATTCATCGATCGGCGGCATCGTAGGGGGTCCTGGACGAGCAGCGTACCATGCCTCCAAACACGGGGTGATCGGCCTTACAAAAAGTGCTGCTGCGGAATATGCAGCAAAAGGCATTCGCATCAATGCCGTCTGCCCCGGTACAATCGATACGCCTATGGTTCAGCAGATGTTCAGCCAAGGCGATTTGTCGGAAGAGGATTCCAAAAAAGGCGCGCCGATCGGCCGGATCGGGCAACCGCAGGAGATCGCAGATGCTGTATTGTGGCTGTGCAGCCCGCAGTCCAGCTTTGTGATCGGCCAGGCATTGACTGTTGATGGCGGCATTACGATCCTATAA
- a CDS encoding alpha/beta hydrolase produces MNNLKRLGSITIAIIAMMINSNISMAQDLSNGADNFYKSDKVTIKKVTFKNQYNMKVAGNLFTPKDLDQKAKNAAIIVGHPMGAVKEQSANLYATKMAEKGFVTLSLDLSFWGESQGEPRNAVAPDIYADDFSAAVDYLGTQAFVDRERIGVLGICGSGSFVISAAKIDPRMKAIATVSMYDMGAANRNALNHSLTLQQRKKIIADAAQQRYEEFTGSEPKLTGGTVDELTQASNAIEREFYDFYRTSRGEYTPKGSSPKQTTHPTLATNTKFMNFYPFNDIETISPRPMLFIAGENAHSIEFSQDAYKLAGQPKELVIVPGAGHVDLYDRVNLIPWDKLESFFKKNLQSKTEGTVGLLPERK; encoded by the coding sequence ATGAACAATCTAAAAAGGCTCGGTAGCATTACCATAGCCATCATAGCAATGATGATTAATAGCAACATTTCAATGGCCCAGGATCTGTCCAATGGAGCCGATAATTTTTACAAAAGCGATAAAGTGACCATCAAAAAGGTCACTTTCAAAAACCAATACAATATGAAGGTGGCGGGCAATCTTTTTACGCCAAAAGATTTAGATCAAAAAGCGAAAAATGCAGCGATCATTGTCGGTCACCCGATGGGGGCTGTCAAAGAGCAGAGTGCAAACCTTTATGCTACTAAAATGGCTGAAAAAGGATTTGTTACCTTATCGCTGGACCTGTCATTTTGGGGGGAAAGCCAGGGAGAGCCGCGCAATGCGGTCGCGCCCGATATTTATGCAGATGATTTCAGTGCCGCGGTGGATTACCTGGGTACGCAAGCGTTTGTGGACCGCGAGCGGATCGGTGTGCTGGGGATTTGCGGGAGCGGAAGTTTTGTGATCAGCGCGGCAAAAATCGATCCGCGCATGAAAGCAATCGCAACGGTAAGCATGTACGACATGGGAGCGGCTAACCGCAATGCGCTCAATCATTCATTGACCCTTCAGCAACGCAAAAAAATTATTGCTGATGCAGCCCAGCAGCGCTATGAAGAATTCACAGGCAGCGAGCCGAAGCTTACCGGCGGAACGGTTGACGAGCTTACCCAAGCTTCGAATGCCATTGAGCGGGAGTTTTATGATTTCTATCGCACCAGCCGCGGGGAATATACGCCAAAAGGGTCGAGTCCAAAACAGACCACACACCCGACGCTTGCGACTAATACCAAGTTCATGAACTTTTACCCCTTCAATGATATCGAGACCATTTCACCGCGACCAATGCTTTTCATTGCAGGTGAAAATGCACATTCCATCGAATTCAGCCAGGATGCTTACAAGCTTGCCGGACAGCCGAAGGAACTTGTGATCGTTCCCGGCGCGGGACACGTGGATCTGTATGACAGGGTAAACCTGATCCCCTGGGACAAACTGGAGTCTTTTTTTAAAAAGAACCTTCAATCCAAAACGGAAGGCACAGTTGGACTGCTGCCGGAAAGAAAGTAA
- a CDS encoding cyclophilin-like fold protein yields MKQSRVILYPLLVFILAIMACNSDGSMDPNSNNNPGQESPGQENPGTDSTDVDSSSNRLKITIGTRTFNATLVSNPTVTAFKARLPMTVNMTELNGNEKLYNFSSALPTNASNPRNIAAGDLMLYGSATLVLFYESFPTSYSYTRLGKIDNPSGLASAVGNGSVSVRFELE; encoded by the coding sequence ATGAAACAATCAAGAGTAATCCTGTACCCTTTGCTGGTATTTATTCTGGCGATCATGGCATGTAATTCAGACGGTAGCATGGACCCAAATAGCAATAACAACCCCGGGCAGGAAAGCCCCGGGCAGGAAAATCCTGGTACCGACAGCACCGATGTGGACTCTTCGAGCAACCGATTGAAAATCACCATTGGTACAAGAACATTCAACGCCACGCTGGTTTCAAACCCCACGGTTACGGCCTTCAAAGCCCGGCTGCCGATGACGGTGAACATGACCGAGTTGAACGGCAATGAAAAGCTTTACAATTTCAGCAGCGCCTTGCCAACCAATGCCTCCAATCCGCGCAACATCGCAGCCGGTGATCTGATGCTTTACGGGTCTGCCACGCTAGTGCTCTTTTACGAGTCATTTCCTACGTCGTACAGCTATACCAGGCTTGGGAAAATAGACAATCCATCCGGCCTTGCATCCGCTGTTGGCAACGGTTCAGTATCTGTGCGTTTTGAATTGGAGTAG
- a CDS encoding cupin domain-containing protein has protein sequence MEKTRNHIATKILLTLAAAALITFQGFSQSKADADAKQAIFPKGQQGPASNFTGKAFNYGLLESDSTYNTVVGNVFFEPGARSNWHKHPAGQILIITAGEGFHQIKGKPIEKMRKGDVVKCPPDVEHWHGASPDSGLHQMYIIPNTEKGIVEWLQPVNDKEYNAFK, from the coding sequence ATGGAAAAGACCAGAAATCATATTGCAACAAAGATTTTGTTGACCTTGGCTGCGGCTGCTCTCATCACTTTTCAGGGGTTCTCTCAGTCGAAAGCTGATGCAGATGCAAAACAGGCTATTTTCCCAAAAGGCCAGCAGGGACCAGCTTCGAATTTTACAGGTAAAGCCTTCAATTATGGTCTCCTAGAAAGTGATTCTACTTATAATACAGTCGTGGGAAACGTGTTTTTTGAACCCGGCGCCAGGTCAAATTGGCATAAACATCCGGCCGGTCAGATCCTGATCATTACCGCTGGCGAGGGCTTTCACCAGATAAAGGGAAAGCCGATAGAGAAAATGCGAAAAGGCGATGTTGTGAAATGTCCGCCTGATGTAGAGCACTGGCACGGGGCAAGTCCCGACAGTGGTCTGCACCAAATGTACATCATCCCCAATACTGAAAAAGGGATTGTTGAATGGCTGCAACCAGTTAACGACAAGGAATACAATGCATTTAAATAA
- a CDS encoding (R)-mandelonitrile lyase: MEITRIGSQPSSVGSQDWFTGKVRIDALFQPNEFRRAQAASVTFEPGARTAWHTHPLGQTLIVTSGAGWVQREGGKVKQIFPGDLVWFDAGEKHWHGATATTAMTHIAIQEQLDGKVVQWMEKVEDSEYTNQ, encoded by the coding sequence ATGGAAATTACAAGAATAGGTTCTCAGCCATCCAGTGTCGGCTCCCAAGACTGGTTTACAGGAAAGGTTCGCATTGATGCATTATTTCAACCAAACGAATTCAGGCGAGCGCAGGCCGCAAGCGTTACTTTTGAGCCAGGCGCACGCACTGCCTGGCATACTCATCCGCTGGGACAAACGCTCATTGTGACGTCAGGAGCCGGTTGGGTACAGCGGGAAGGTGGCAAAGTGAAGCAGATTTTCCCGGGTGACCTCGTTTGGTTTGACGCAGGAGAAAAGCATTGGCACGGCGCAACGGCTACAACTGCCATGACGCATATTGCCATCCAGGAACAATTGGACGGTAAAGTTGTGCAGTGGATGGAGAAGGTTGAAGATTCTGAGTATACAAACCAATAA
- a CDS encoding S8 family peptidase, which translates to MVAKFIRAIVIGLGVSACQNDDTLEPSFSTDCLVKATANSGQIVSGAYIVTYRPAEELPGDQRARLTAAKASAEQFLSSRKIADLQTQVLASGEQTTFLAHLTEAESVRLKMDPSVRVIEPDRIMSVCSCVEISTPTTLPWNIAQTGYGRGDLQTTKTAWVIDTGIDLDHPDLNVDAARSRSFITGQTSADDQNGHGTHVAGIIGAQNNTIGTTGVASGATLVSLRVLDEEGEGRLSGIIQAVNHVIQNGRAGDVVNMSLGGEGISATLERAIVRGANAGIFFSIAAGNEGKNVEDFSPARVNHQNVFTVSAMNQNNRFASFSNYGSSVDVCAYGVRITSTYSNGRYATLSGTSMAAPHVSGLLLVRGSSLPMHGSVSGDRDATPDPMAGEPN; encoded by the coding sequence ATGGTTGCTAAATTTATCCGTGCTATTGTCATTGGCTTAGGTGTTTCTGCTTGCCAGAATGATGATACATTGGAGCCTTCCTTCTCTACTGATTGCTTGGTGAAAGCGACTGCCAATAGTGGCCAGATTGTTTCCGGTGCCTACATTGTTACCTATCGGCCAGCAGAGGAATTGCCTGGTGACCAACGTGCGAGACTTACGGCTGCTAAGGCAAGTGCCGAGCAGTTTTTGAGTAGCAGGAAAATAGCGGATTTGCAGACCCAGGTTCTTGCATCGGGTGAGCAGACCACCTTTCTGGCACATCTGACCGAAGCCGAATCGGTCAGGCTAAAAATGGATCCATCGGTTAGGGTTATAGAACCAGATAGGATCATGTCCGTTTGCAGCTGCGTGGAGATTTCTACTCCCACCACGCTTCCCTGGAACATAGCGCAGACCGGATACGGCCGCGGCGATCTGCAAACCACTAAAACTGCCTGGGTGATCGATACAGGTATTGACCTGGACCATCCCGACTTGAATGTGGATGCAGCACGCAGCAGATCATTTATCACCGGGCAAACATCTGCCGATGATCAGAATGGTCATGGAACTCACGTTGCGGGAATAATCGGGGCACAAAACAACACGATTGGGACGACCGGCGTAGCTTCCGGTGCTACCTTGGTTTCACTGCGCGTTTTGGATGAGGAAGGCGAAGGGCGGCTTTCCGGCATTATCCAGGCTGTGAATCATGTGATACAAAATGGTCGCGCAGGGGATGTAGTCAACATGAGCCTTGGTGGAGAAGGAATATCCGCCACATTGGAAAGAGCGATTGTGCGGGGCGCAAACGCGGGCATTTTCTTTTCAATAGCAGCTGGAAATGAAGGTAAAAATGTAGAGGACTTTTCTCCTGCACGTGTCAATCACCAAAATGTCTTTACGGTTTCGGCAATGAACCAGAACAACCGGTTTGCGTCATTTTCAAATTACGGTAGTAGTGTTGACGTTTGCGCTTACGGCGTACGCATTACATCTACATACTCAAATGGCCGTTACGCTACATTGAGCGGCACCTCGATGGCAGCCCCACACGTTTCCGGTCTTTTGCTCGTTCGCGGAAGCAGCCTGCCTATGCACGGCAGCGTCTCCGGCGACCGGGATGCTACACCTGATCCGATGGCGGGTGAGCCGAATTAG